The Mercenaria mercenaria strain notata chromosome 1, MADL_Memer_1, whole genome shotgun sequence nucleotide sequence TTTTGGATATCCCAAAATCGATATCATTAAAAGGACGAATTCCCACACTAACATCATGTATTAGGATCACATTAGTTTTGTGCTGCCGTACTATGATTTTAggatataaatatgtaaaagtgCTCATATTTACAGCTATCAAATATTCAATTTTGTGATCacttcaaataattctttttgatatcagaaaaatatttaatgaagtcTTAAATTACAGTTAGATATATCATTAAATatactatattttaaatatatcactaaatgaattatttaaagatgtcagaaaataaaatagtcaCAAATGActtaagatataataaaaatgcGAATGAAGACTAGACCAGCCATCCATAGCCCCAAAAAATATGCGAAGGCAATAAAAGGTTTTCTCAATTATTTGAACTCCTTAACAACCAAAAAAGATGCTGTGATAAAACATTGTCCTCTGCAGCGCATAACAAAtctttcaatttttcatttctaaCAATAATGACATAATTTTGCAAGATCAGTCATATGTGCAAAAATGGCAAATAAACAGCATGCGTTTCGTTCTAATTCTTAACATTAACAGCAATAGGAATCaatgttcattttttaatttGCTTCGTTCCAGCCTATAAAAACGATTTCCACCTGCAGCAACACCTTAATTACATTcggtaataataacaataataatacgttatcaaattaaaatattatttttgtgtaGATTTTGCACAGACATATTTTGATTAATGAAGAAAATTAATGTCTATCTAAACAAGAAAATTTAATGGTTATTCGGCGAAGCGTTGTAATTAAAATATCTCTGACGTGTCCGACGGAAATTATAGTCATACGGAAATATTTCATCAGTCATGTATATCATATAAAACCCTTTCTGATGAAACTACAAGTATATAAACACGTACACATAAGAACATACTAGAAGAATAatcaactaaaataaaaagcTCGTTTACGTCCTTGAAATCCACCACCCGAATGGCTGATGCAAGCCTTTACCGATTTACCAATATAAACCCTTAGGTTTTCGAGTGATCACGCTCTAAACGCATGGTCCCTTCACAGCTGATCAACACTGAGGTCTCATAACACTAACTGAATCGATACTGTGCAGAACGTTAAACCGAAACTCTCTTGTAATATTCGTGAATTTTAGCCCAAAAGGTTTATTTTGTGTGAAAAGTTATAGTtggaaatttaagaaaaatggtTCGAGTAATTAGCCAGGGATTTAACACGCCAAGAAGCCGGCACAGCTCCGGAGAGGATATGATTGACCGATTTGCCGCGATGAAGGCACTCGGAGCACTTCATGATGATGAAAGTAGTAAACAATCTCTGAAAACTGAATGTGTGACAACTTCTCTTGTGATTGATTGCAGTACGGATACAAATGATTCTTTCAGTGGTGTGGACTCCGAGGAGGACAGCCGGGCCTGCAACAGGGCCAGAGacatacaaaacaacaacacactTCACCAGGTAACCTTACGGGTTAATTATAGCGAATACATTGACCGACATAATTTTGACGCATATGACAAATAGTCGTTTTCTCTTCAGTTTTGAATGATATTTGAGGAAGAATAAGTTATTTTGGCTAAACGGATGAGAAATCTATTAGAAAATGCCATATTTGAAGTTACTGTGTTAGTACTTTTTAAGTTACACAACAATTAGAAATTCGGTCGCTCCCGTTTCGATCAGCTGCGAATCAGCTGTTTAGCCGGTGTTAAGTGTAAAACTGCGCCACCTAGCGGGGATTTCCCGTTGAATTAAATTtatacgtatgtatgtatttacatcATACTTGCAAAAATGGTTTATCTTCTGTCGAAATATGCACAATTTGGTGCATTATCACAATAAGTGTGTATATTGAGACCCAGTTTACATATAGCTTTATTGCGGAATGTTGCGTAAATCAGTTAAGCGAGAAACGCTCAAGGTCATGGGCAGTATGGATAACGATCGTTAAATCTGACATTTGCTGTTCACGAGCAATGAGATAACGGTTATAAATAGACAAGTGTGAGAAAAGCTGTAGTTTATTTATAGTTTTTCACATGCAATTTAATTGTCAAATTAATAAAACTTagtaaattgaaataaaaccATTAATCCAACAGTTATTATGCTCTTCAAATGGATTTTTTCAGCAAGACAATAAGCTAAATTCAAAACCAGGACTCGGGCCATTCTTATCTCAACTAAATTactatttacttatttctataGGTGCGCGCGAAATTCGAATATTAGCACTATGATTTGAACTAATGACTGTTTCCCTCTGGACCTAATTAAGTTTTCATGGTTATATTTTGTCTGGCGTTACTTTAATATATTTCTGTTTCTCAGGATCCTGTTACACTGAAGAAAGAGAGAAGAAGGGAGAGAAATAAATTGTCTGCCCAGAATTATAGACAGCGCAGGAGACAACAAAGTACTGCAGCACAAAAGGTACACactgtttcatttatttatttatttattacttatttaGATTCTATATTTTCCCCCATTAACAGTTGTAATTACATCTCAGTCAGCTGACAGATTGATAAAGACCAGTattaaataatgtataaaaacgataatgatgatgatcatgatgataatgatgattatttATTAGagaaaagtaaacatttaataaaactaataatatattattagataatgattttattgtactgatgatgaaaatgtatatttattttacagaCTTTGGAATCTCTCGAATCCCATCATAAAATTTTATTGGAAAAAGTCCGTCATCTTGAAGCCGAAAAACACATCGTGGAAGAATATCTCAAAAATTGTGTTCGAGTTCCCTGGTGTCCTTTCCACCAACCTGCTAGTCCTCCAAATCCTAACAATTGCAATAACATTCAAACAGGGCCTAAGCCTGCAAATCCTCCTACACAACCAGATATTATGAATCCTACACAGATTTGTTCATCTATCCCTGGACCTTC carries:
- the LOC123544914 gene encoding uncharacterized protein LOC123544914, with the translated sequence MVRVISQGFNTPRSRHSSGEDMIDRFAAMKALGALHDDESSKQSLKTECVTTSLVIDCSTDTNDSFSGVDSEEDSRACNRARDIQNNNTLHQDPVTLKKERRRERNKLSAQNYRQRRRQQSTAAQKTLESLESHHKILLEKVRHLEAEKHIVEEYLKNCVRVPWCPFHQPASPPNPNNCNNIQTGPKPANPPTQPDIMNPTQICSSIPGPSSSSASFSPLPDNFRHHPEEFTPIPEGFRPLNMVVEENNNMPLCMPGVARPTEESSIS